The region CTTTTCATTAAAATCAGTGGGCATAGGTATCCTTTTTATTTGACCTAGTAAGTTAACTTTACTTTTATGAAACACGAAATCAAAGTAGCACAGAAGCAATTGACTTTCCGAAATTACTTCGTCTTTTTCCACCCACCGATAAAACTTAACCGTTCATGTAAACCCTACCTGTTTTAACGGGTGGGGTTTCTCGTCAGACATATAGTTAAAGTACTGTGCTTTTGACATGCAGAAATAAGAGAAAAGAGGCGAGAAATGCAAAAGTTGCAGAAACGGTTTACTGCGTTTTTGAGTATGTTTATGGCTCTGGTGCTCTCGTTTATGTTGGTAGGGTGCAACGTGGCGCCTTCTCAGCAAGAGAACAAGCCTGCGGAGCAAACGCAGCAGAAAGAGCTTACAACTGGGGCGCTTGCTGCTACGCATGAGACCAAGTTTGGTGGTATCTATCTGGATATTACCATCGAGGACTTTAATAAGATGGGCTTTGAGTTTGGTGATAGCGTAGACGTTACGTTTAGCAACGGCTACAAGCTTATCGATATTCCGTACTATAACGGCTACTATACCAAGACTGGTGAAGCTTTGATTAGCGGATATCCCGGATATCCTCATATTGACGTATGCGTGAACAACGGAGATCCTCTGTGGGAGACCGCTGGTCTTAAAGAGGGCGATACCGGCACCGTAACTCTGCACGAGAAGCAGAAATACGCAACAGTTCAGAAGGCTCTTGGCGCAACATACACTAAAAATCGCTCTGACTATGCAAGTGACGAGGTCTTTGCCAACTTCCGCGCTATGAGGGGCGGAAATATGGCAGAGAACGTAATGTATCGTTCGGCTTCACCTATTGATAACCAGAACAATCGTGCTCCTTATGCTGCCGAGCTTGCTCAAAAATGCGGCGTTCAATACATTTTGGATCTTGCTGATAGCAATGAAGAGATTGAGGGCTATTACCAGAAAGCCGATTACGATGTTTCTTGGCATAAGGGACTATATGAGGCCGGAAACGTTACGGCTCTGGACTTGAATGCAAATTATCGTAGTAAAAAGTATGCTGAGCGTCTGGTTGCAGGCTTGCGCGAGATGATTAAGCATGAGGGACCATATCTTACTCACTGCACGGAAGGCAAGGATCGTACGGGCTTTACCTGCGCTTTGCTTGAAGGCCTTTGCGGTGCATCGTATGAGGAAATGCGCGATGACTATATGGCTACCTATGACAACTATTACGGTATTAGCGAGAAGAACGACAAAGCTCGCTACGATGCTGTCGTAGACGTTAAATTCAACGACATTGCTCTTTGTGTTGGTGGACAGCCTCTGGGTGGCTCGCTTGACGGTTTAGATTATGCAGCTGGTGCTCGTAAGTATCTGACCGACGCTGGAATGACTGATGCCGAAGTCGATCAGCTTATTGCAAAACTGACAAAGAAGTAGTGGTAGCGGGTTGCAGCTACAAAGAACTGACGGATAAGAATCCTGGCGAGAGAAGCGATTTTCTCGCCAGGTTTTTAATAGAATGGGTAAGTACTGTTTTCATTATTCTTTAGTTTGGCGTTTCTAATCAACAAATGAATGGATACATATGGAGTTTACGATTAAAGAAATTGTTGATAAGAAAGAGAAAGCAACAATAGCTCAAGATATTCTGAACGATTTACCAGAATGGTTTGGGATGCCAGAGAGTACTAA is a window of Lancefieldella parvula DSM 20469 DNA encoding:
- a CDS encoding tyrosine-protein phosphatase — translated: MQKLQKRFTAFLSMFMALVLSFMLVGCNVAPSQQENKPAEQTQQKELTTGALAATHETKFGGIYLDITIEDFNKMGFEFGDSVDVTFSNGYKLIDIPYYNGYYTKTGEALISGYPGYPHIDVCVNNGDPLWETAGLKEGDTGTVTLHEKQKYATVQKALGATYTKNRSDYASDEVFANFRAMRGGNMAENVMYRSASPIDNQNNRAPYAAELAQKCGVQYILDLADSNEEIEGYYQKADYDVSWHKGLYEAGNVTALDLNANYRSKKYAERLVAGLREMIKHEGPYLTHCTEGKDRTGFTCALLEGLCGASYEEMRDDYMATYDNYYGISEKNDKARYDAVVDVKFNDIALCVGGQPLGGSLDGLDYAAGARKYLTDAGMTDAEVDQLIAKLTKK